In Populus trichocarpa isolate Nisqually-1 chromosome 7, P.trichocarpa_v4.1, whole genome shotgun sequence, the following proteins share a genomic window:
- the LOC7466757 gene encoding F-box protein At5g39450, producing the protein MPEFCGSNLLLGLPDDVFAIISRSLSPRDMCTLSLCCRSLYDLVASEKVWRTQCDMVGIISHQDVMEWRKGVSSYRALCRFLVSVKPLIGIWVHQNPELGNVVYVMPGFVSVVGCRILPQELGPLGIEEGPILWAPVFEIIGDLDGSTSFFLHGGEKGNDHVYPGSVKSVGRKCNVLLLEVEPRQQKGKLFPNKSFAYNSDKELARKLSRSHNGLSWSQRLIIQCEAKVPFSRLSFSDRRKLIEVVTSQVGQKVPDLENRLLFPRLRNDEENFQKDIALLFERRSFLLKICKLGQGFNWKEAPEVPSDPTQLQWSEIRKSLDRSSGSLNEDDNQMQSNTKKTLGGYLRAYIRHILGKSPSVNGSHAHSKHSSSSRESKHAQLHEFLRSGDTIGLTLHASKMRLSSYRAWPNIHDNQFALYKLPMRVPRADQEYAGLWGGTFGWPPGKPTEDKPGKALFFLLITYEESEGQRNLIATKILEGTHYVLHPNGSAMFVVNIDEPSQDPFPWDVDANSFPLTIKHAFAGEGIANGYGFRYPGSKPGSLFVIQNDLLAFVWKESRAVLNMQRLNLQELLKKGERVPALPPSDNFSYLTKSYSNVFAGFSTASTCLPSPRQKHL; encoded by the coding sequence ATGCCTGAATTTTGTGGTTCAAACCTGCTTCTTGGGCTTCCTGATGATGTGTTTGCCATCATATCACGGTCCCTTTCTCCAAGGGACATGTGTACTTTAAGTCTTTGCTGCCGAAGCTTATATGATCTTGTGGCATCCGAGAAAGTTTGGCGCACCCAATGTGACATGGTAGGAATTATCTCTCATCAGGATGTTATGGAGTGGCGGAAGGGTGTATCATCTTATAGGGCGTTGTGTCGCTTCCTTGTTAGTGTTAAGCCATTAATTGGAATTTGGGTTCACCAAAATCCCGAGCTTGGTAATGTAGTGTATGTCATGCCTGGTTTTGTATCTGTCGTTGGATGCCGGATTTTACCACAGGAGTTGGGCCCGTTAGGAATCGAGGAAGGTCCTATTTTATGGGCACCGGTGTTTGAAATAATAGGTGACCTTGATGGTTCTACCTCATTTTTCCTACATGGGGGAGAGAAAGGGAATGACCATGTTTATCCTGGTTCAGTCAAGTCTGTAGGGAGGAAATGCAATGTCCTGTTGCTTGAGGTTGAGCCTAGGCAACAGAAGGGTAAATTATTCCCTAATAAAAGCTTTGCTTATAACTCAGATAAGGAGCTAGCAAGAAAGCTTTCTAGGTCTCATAATGGACTGTCGTGGTCACAGAGGTTGATTATACAATGTGAGGCCAAGGTGCCCTTTAGCCGCTTGTCTTTTAGTGACAGAAGAAAGTTGATTGAGGTTGTCACAAGCCAAGTTGGTCAAAAGGTACCCGATTTGGAAAACAGGCTGCTATTTCCTCGGTTGAGGAATGATGAAGAGAATTTTCAGAAAGATATAGCACTCTTATTTGAACGGAGatcatttcttttgaaaatttgtaagcttggtcaaggctttaattggaaggaAGCTCCTGAAGTGCCTTCTGATCCTACGCAACTGCAATGGAGTGAGATTAGAAAGAGTCTTGATCGGTCAAGTGGGTCTCTGAATGAGGATGATAATCAGATGCAATCCAACACAAAGAAAACCCTCGGTGGGTATCTCAGAGCATACATCAGACATATTTTGGGGAAGTCCCCCTCCGTAAATGGTAGCCACGCACATTCAAAGCACAGTTCTTCAAGCAGAGAGAGTAAACATGCACAGCTGCATGAGTTTTTAAGGTCAGGGGACACAATAGGGTTGACTTTACATGCGTCTAAGATGAGATTATCTTCTTATCGAGCATGGCCGAATATCCATGACAATCAGTTTGCCCTATACAAATTACCCATGCGAGTTCCAAGAGCTGATCAAGAATATGCTGGTTTATGGGGAGGGACTTTTGGTTGGCCTCCCGGGAAGCCCACTGAAGACAAGCCCGGAAAAGCTCTGTTCTTTCTTTTGATCACTTACGAGGAGTCTGAGGGACAAAGAAATCTCATTGCTACCAAGATATTAGAAGGCACCCACTATGTTCTGCATCCAAATGGCTCAGCAATGTTCGTTGTAAATATTGATGAGCCTTCACAGGATCCATTTCCTTGGGATGTTGATGCAAATTCCTTTCCTTTGACCATTAAGCATGCATTTGCAGGGGAGGGTATAGCGAATGGGTATGGTTTCAGATATCCAGGCTCAAAGCCTGGTTCCCTCTTTGTAATTCAAAATGATCTTCTTGCCTTTGTTTGGAAGGAGTCGAGAGCTGTCTTGAACATGCAGAGACTGAACTTACAAGAACTTTTGAAGAAAGGTGAACGGGTGCCTGCTTTACCTCCTAGTGACAACTTTTCATACTTGACCAAGTCCTACTCAAATGTCTTTGCTGGCTTCTCAACTGCGTCAACTTGTTTGCCTTCACCAAG